A genomic stretch from Microcebus murinus isolate Inina chromosome 19, M.murinus_Inina_mat1.0, whole genome shotgun sequence includes:
- the SSTR5 gene encoding somatostatin receptor type 5, whose protein sequence is MEPLFPAPASSPGWNNASPMAAPGGGESNGTLAGRAPVAGARAVLVPVLYLLVCAVGLGGNSLVIYVVLRHAKMKTVTNIYILNLAVADVLLLLGLPFLATQNAASFWPFGPFLCRLVMTLDGVNQFTSVFCLTVMSVDRYLAVVHPLRSARWRRPRVAKLASAAVWAFSLLMALPLPVFAEVQEGWGTCNLSWPEPVGLWGAVFVIYTSVLGFFGPLLVICLCYLLIVLKVKAAGARAGCRRRRRSERRTTRMVVVVVAVFAGCWLPFFAVNLVNLAVALPEEPASAGLYFFAVVLSYANSCANPVLYGFLSDNFRQSFRKVLCLRKGYGAEDAAEPQQPEESGQPREATPLPPPRSPEAKGLVQTSRL, encoded by the coding sequence ATGGAGCCCCTGTTCCCGGCCCCCGCGTCCTCGCCCGGCTGGAACAACGCCTCGCCCATGGCCGCCCCGGGAGGCGGCGAGAGCAACGGCACGCTGGCGGGGCGGGCGCCCGTGGCGGGGGCCCGGGCGGTGCTGGTGCCCGTGCTGTACCTGCTGGTGTGCGCCGTGGGGCTGGGCGGCAACTCGCTGGTCATCTACGTGGTGCTGCGGCACGCCAAGATGAAGACGGTCACCAACATCTACATCCTCAACCTGGCGGTGGCGGacgtgctgctgctgctggggctgccCTTCCTGGCCACGCAGAACGCCGCGTCCTTCTGGCCCTTCGGCCCCTTCCTGTGCCGCCTGGTCATGACGCTGGACGGCGTGAACCAGTTCACCAGCGTCTTCTGCCTGACCGTGATGAGCGTGGACCGCTACCTGGCCGTGGTGCACCCGCTGCGCTCCGCCCGCTGGCGCCGGCCCCGCGTGGCCAAGCTGGCCAGCGCCGCCGTCTGGGCCTTCTCGCTGCTCATGGCGCTGCCGCTGCCCGTGTTCGCGGAGGTGCAGGAGGGCTGGGGCACCTGCAACCTCAGCTGGCCGGAGCCCGTGGGGCTGTGGGGCGCCGTCTTCGTCATCTACACGTCCGTGCTGGGCTTCTTTGGGCCGCTGCTGGTCATCTGCCTCTGCTACCTGCTCATCGTGCTGAAGGTCAAGGCCGCGGGCGCGCGGGCCGGctgccggcggcggcggcggtcggAGCGCAGGACGACCcgcatggtggtggtggtggtggccgtGTTCGCCGGCTGCTGGCTGCCCTTCTTCGCGGTCAACCTGGTCAACCTGGCGGTGGCCCTGCCCGAGGAGCCTGCCTCTGCCGGCCTCTACTTCTTCGCCGTGGTCCTGTCCTACGCCAACAGCTGCGCCAACCCCGTCCTCTACGGCTTCCTCTCGGACAACTTCCGCCAGAGCTTCCGGAAGGTCCTGTGCCTCCGCAAGGGCTACGGGGCCGAGGACGCCGCAGAGCCGCAGCAGCCGGAGGAGAGCGGGCAGCCGCGGGAGGCCACGCCGCTGCCGCCCCCGCGCAGCCCAGAGGCCAAGGGGCTTGTGCAGACCAGCCGGCTGTGA
- the C1QTNF8 gene encoding complement C1q tumor necrosis factor-related protein 8, which produces MAASTLMLLALALPTAAWPGLGLPRRPCVHCCRPAWPPASPGPYAHVSARDPWWGLPRVRPTIDISILKGEKGEAGVRGRSGRSGEEGPPGFRGPQGRKGQKGQAGPPGAPCQRAYAAFSVGRREGLHSGEDLRAVPFDTELVNLDGAFDLASGRFRCAVPGVYFLSLNVHTWNHKETYLHVMLNRRPTAVLYAQPSERSVMQAQSLLLPLAAGDTVWVRMFRRDRDNAIYGERGDLYIIFSGHLVKPDAEL; this is translated from the exons ATGGCAGCTTCCACCCTGATGCTCCTGGCACTGGCGCTGCCCACGGCGGCCTGGCCCGGCCTGGGGCTGCCCAGAAGGCCCTGTGTGCACTGCTGCCGCCCAGCCTGGCCCCCGGCCTCCCCCGGCCCATACGCCCACGTGAGTGCCAGGGACCCGTGGTGGGGGCTGCCCCGGGTGCGGCCCACCATAGACATCTCCATCCTCAAAG GTGAGAAGGGCGAGGCAGGGGTCAGAGGTCGCTccggcaggagtggggaggagggtccGCCGGGCTTCCGGGGCCCGCAGGGCCGCAAAGGCCAGAAGGGGCAGGCGGGGCCGCCGGGCGCCCCGTGCCAGCGCGCCTACGCGGCCTTCTCGGTGGGCCGGCGCGAGGGGCTGCACAGCGGCGAGGACCTGCGGGCCGTGCCCTTCGACACGGAGCTGGTGAACCTGGACGGCGCCTTCGACCTGGCCTCGGGCCGCTTCCGCTGCGCGGTGCCCGGCGTCTACTTCCTGAGCCTGAACGTGCACACCTGGAACCACAAGGAGACCTACCTGCACGTCATGCTGAACCGCCGGCCCACCGCCGTGCTGTACGCGCAGCCCAGCGAGCGCAGCGTCATGCAGGCCCAGAGCCTGCTGCTGCCGCTGGCCGCCGGCGACACCGTCTGGGTGCGCATGTTCCGGCGCGACCGGGACAACGCCATCTACGGCGAGCGCGGGGACCTGTACATCATCTTCAGCGGCCACCTGGTCAAGCCGGACGCAGAGCTCTAG